A window of Polaromonas hydrogenivorans contains these coding sequences:
- the soxZ gene encoding thiosulfate oxidation carrier complex protein SoxZ, translated as MADPMRIRAQASGGKATVRILMAHEMESGQRKDEAGHIAPAWHIQEVTASHNGNTVMTAEWGPGVSKNPYLQFVVKGARAGDTIGVRWKDNRGDTRSDEATVS; from the coding sequence ATGGCAGACCCGATGCGTATCCGCGCCCAGGCCAGCGGCGGCAAAGCCACCGTCCGCATCCTCATGGCGCATGAAATGGAAAGTGGCCAGCGCAAGGACGAGGCCGGCCACATCGCACCGGCCTGGCATATCCAGGAGGTCACGGCGAGCCACAACGGCAACACCGTGATGACGGCCGAATGGGGTCCGGGCGTGTCGAAAAACCCCTATCTGCAGTTTGTCGTCAAGGGCGCCAGGGCGGGCGACACGATTGGCGTGCGCTGGAAAGACAACCGGGGCGATACCCGCAGCGACGAAGCCACGGTGTCCTGA
- the soxY gene encoding thiosulfate oxidation carrier protein SoxY: protein MPSRRQALSHTAALAALLAGTGLFPQLARANSNKAFDAKTIQDALAALGAGALSESGDVTLSGPDIAENGAVVPFAFSTTLPGVRRLLLLVEKNPVSLVALFNVSAAVEPAFSIRAKLAQSSSVYAVAVMDDGRALYARKEIKVTLGSCGT from the coding sequence ATGCCATCGCGCCGACAGGCACTCAGTCACACTGCCGCCCTGGCGGCCTTGCTGGCTGGCACCGGCCTGTTCCCGCAGCTTGCCAGGGCCAACAGCAACAAGGCCTTTGACGCCAAGACCATTCAGGACGCGCTGGCGGCGCTGGGTGCCGGCGCCTTGTCCGAAAGCGGCGACGTGACCTTGAGCGGCCCGGACATTGCCGAAAACGGCGCTGTCGTTCCGTTTGCCTTCAGCACCACGCTGCCCGGCGTCAGGCGCCTGCTGCTGCTGGTGGAAAAAAATCCGGTTTCGCTGGTGGCGCTGTTCAATGTGTCGGCCGCTGTCGAGCCGGCTTTTTCCATACGCGCCAAGCTGGCGCAGTCGTCAAGCGTGTACGCCGTCGCCGTCATGGACGATGGTCGGGCGCTGTACGCCCGCAAGGAAATCAAAGTCACGCTCGGCAGCTGCGGCACCTGA
- a CDS encoding ParA family protein produces the protein MPCVVFNQKGGVGKSTITCNLAAISASQGLRTLVIDLDPQGNSSAYLMGDAAVQGQPNIADFFDNTLSFSLRKVLPAEFIVATPHENLDLMPSCPRLDELQSKLESRHKIFKLREALQQLAGDYDRIYIDTPPALNFYTRSALIAARGCLIPFDCDDFSRKALYTLLENVQEIQADHNAGLKVEGIVVNQFQPRANLPQRIVNELIAEGLPVLQPYLPSSIKVRESHEQSLPMIYMDPGHKLTQALVALHAAIQR, from the coding sequence ATGCCATGCGTCGTATTCAATCAAAAAGGGGGGGTGGGCAAGTCCACCATCACCTGCAACCTGGCCGCCATCAGCGCCAGCCAGGGCTTGCGCACCCTGGTCATCGACCTGGACCCGCAGGGCAACTCCAGCGCCTACCTGATGGGGGATGCAGCGGTTCAGGGTCAGCCGAACATTGCGGATTTTTTTGACAACACCCTGAGCTTCAGCCTGCGCAAGGTGCTGCCCGCCGAATTCATCGTTGCCACGCCGCATGAAAACCTGGACCTGATGCCGTCCTGCCCCAGGCTGGACGAGCTGCAGTCCAAGCTCGAATCGCGCCACAAGATCTTCAAGCTGCGCGAGGCGCTGCAGCAACTGGCCGGCGACTATGACCGTATCTACATCGACACGCCGCCGGCGCTGAATTTTTACACCCGCTCGGCGCTGATTGCCGCGCGCGGCTGCCTGATTCCGTTCGACTGCGACGATTTTTCGCGCAAGGCGCTCTACACCCTGCTCGAAAACGTGCAGGAAATCCAGGCCGACCACAACGCCGGCCTGAAGGTCGAAGGCATCGTGGTCAACCAGTTCCAGCCCCGGGCCAACCTGCCGCAGCGCATCGTCAATGAACTGATCGCCGAGGGTTTGCCGGTGCTGCAGCCTTATTTGCCGTCCTCCATCAAGGTCCGTGAATCGCACGAGCAGTCGCTGCCCATGATCTACATGGACCCCGGCCACAAACTGACGCAGGCGCTGGTCGCGCTGCATGCGGCGATCCAGCGCTGA
- a CDS encoding NAD(P)/FAD-dependent oxidoreductase yields MKRRQFVQSVGASGSLGVLGLMSGCSGMRGSPPRVVVVGGGYGGATAAKYVRMWSGYGIDVTLVEPGAHFISCPLSNLVIGGSKGMADITTPYDGLAGKHGVRLVRDRVIRIDPDRRRVVLSSGGELPYDRLIVSPGVDFMWDTLPGMARESARDKVLHAWKAGAQTLALRKQLQDMPDGGVYALSIPLAPYRCPPGPYERACQVAHYFSQAKPKSKVLIFDANEDVTSKGALFKKAWAERYKGIIAYFPLHKAVDVDAATNTLKFEFHDDAKASVLNVIPDTRAGEIAVNTGLATANKRWCEVDFLTFESIAAKNIHVLGDAIQIAPAMPKSGHMANQHGKTCAAAVVALLTGRQPNPEPVYNNVCYSFVSDTDVVHVASVHRYDTGKKTMLPVAGAGGLSSAASEVEGRYAMAWARNIWADTLA; encoded by the coding sequence ATGAAACGTCGCCAGTTTGTGCAAAGTGTCGGTGCATCGGGTTCGCTCGGCGTTCTGGGTCTGATGTCGGGTTGCTCCGGCATGCGCGGCAGCCCGCCCAGGGTGGTGGTGGTCGGTGGCGGCTATGGCGGTGCCACTGCGGCAAAGTACGTGCGCATGTGGTCCGGCTACGGCATCGACGTCACCCTGGTCGAGCCCGGCGCCCATTTCATCTCATGCCCGCTCTCCAACCTGGTGATTGGCGGCAGCAAGGGCATGGCTGACATCACCACGCCTTATGACGGGTTGGCCGGCAAGCATGGCGTGCGGCTGGTGCGGGACCGGGTGATCCGCATCGATCCCGACCGGCGCAGGGTTGTGCTGTCCAGCGGGGGCGAATTGCCCTATGACCGGCTGATTGTCTCGCCGGGCGTGGATTTCATGTGGGACACCTTGCCCGGCATGGCCAGGGAAAGCGCCCGGGACAAGGTGCTGCACGCCTGGAAAGCCGGTGCGCAGACGCTGGCGCTGCGAAAGCAGCTTCAGGACATGCCCGACGGCGGCGTGTATGCGCTGTCGATTCCGCTGGCGCCTTACCGCTGCCCGCCCGGCCCTTATGAGCGGGCCTGCCAGGTGGCGCATTATTTCAGCCAGGCCAAGCCCAAGAGCAAGGTGCTGATTTTTGATGCGAACGAAGATGTCACATCCAAGGGGGCGCTGTTTAAAAAAGCCTGGGCTGAGCGTTACAAAGGAATCATTGCGTATTTTCCTTTGCACAAGGCGGTCGATGTGGATGCGGCCACCAACACGCTCAAGTTCGAGTTCCATGACGATGCGAAGGCCTCGGTGCTGAACGTCATTCCTGACACCCGTGCTGGCGAAATCGCTGTCAATACGGGTCTGGCGACTGCCAACAAGCGCTGGTGCGAAGTCGATTTCCTGACTTTTGAGTCCATCGCGGCCAAGAACATCCATGTATTGGGCGACGCTATCCAGATCGCGCCCGCCATGCCGAAATCGGGCCACATGGCCAACCAGCACGGCAAGACCTGCGCGGCCGCCGTGGTGGCGCTGCTGACGGGGCGGCAACCGAATCCCGAGCCGGTTTACAACAATGTCTGCTACAGCTTTGTCAGCGACACCGACGTGGTGCATGTCGCCAGCGTGCATCGCTATGACACCGGCAAAAAAACCATGCTGCCCGTGGCTGGCGCTGGTGGCCTGTCCAGCGCCGCCAGTGAGGTCGAGGGGCGGTATGCGATGGCGTGGGCGCGCAACATCTGGGCCGATACGCTGGCCTGA
- a CDS encoding c-type cytochrome gives MKPITMAQASALLAFAGWTQVQAQPMDALQVRSLAASCAACHGTQGMAQSGMASLAGLNKDALLQTMLDFKTGKKPATLMQQIAKGYSDEQLAALAAYFSSAR, from the coding sequence ATGAAACCGATAACCATGGCGCAGGCCAGTGCGCTGCTTGCTTTTGCCGGCTGGACCCAGGTTCAGGCCCAGCCGATGGATGCCTTGCAGGTGCGCAGCCTGGCGGCCAGTTGCGCGGCCTGCCATGGCACGCAGGGCATGGCCCAATCGGGCATGGCGTCTCTGGCCGGACTGAACAAGGATGCCCTGCTGCAGACGATGCTCGATTTCAAGACCGGAAAAAAGCCGGCAACCCTCATGCAGCAGATCGCCAAAGGCTATTCCGACGAGCAGCTCGCCGCCCTGGCTGCCTATTTTTCCAGCGCCAGATAA